A region from the Algoriphagus machipongonensis genome encodes:
- a CDS encoding M1 family metallopeptidase: protein MKNLFLLFCTWLLISSCENPVSDQHFYDEGISAELAKFRKQQVSEIHYQLQFDIPEKKTDPIPAKLILETSISDLSHPLILDFHEEASHLISLKVNGNETEINHRNQHLIIAEDRLEKGSNSIEINFLAGELSLNRNDDFLYTLLVPDRASTLFPCFDQPNLKANYSLTISAPNEWKVLAGAPEIASEESDGSTIHRFAKSDLMSTYLFSFVAGNFEEAKAEGDFPQRMLYRETNSEKIAASIPEVFSLHEKAKDFLEAYTDYPFPFQKLDFTTIPIFQYGGMEHVGAIQYRESSLFLDENATNSQLLSRAKLIGHETAHMWFGDLVTMDWFEDVWMKEVFANFMAGKLVNPAYPDINHELSFLTNHYPSAYGEDRTKGTNPIRQDLANLKDAGSLYGSIIYNKAPIMMRQLETVMGEDAFQKGIQTYIKTFANSNARWSDLVEILNRETALDLKEWSEVWVNQSGRPIISDEIEFSENGNITSFKIHQKAEDGSEKVWPQLFNLTFFYPQESKTIEISLNDKTINLEEAIGLEKPTAILYNSNGLGYGVFPLDINSLEKITDLQDEVMRGQSYINLYENTLAGNISPKQTFEVLHKGILEEKNEILASLISSEMNSLFWTFLTKDQRESKISKLEEDLWTLLQQDISTNLKKTLFSLYSGLAYSESGQNRLYQVWDKSIEIENLKLNPDDFTSLAMKLALYGHPKSEEILVEERSRISNPDKLARFDFLQPALSQNESERDALFESFRNMDNREKESWVLAACGYIHHPLHQATSVKHVPLALELLDEIQKTGDIFFPKRWVSATVGQYSSQKAANDVNVFLEANPDYNPILKNKILQATDDLMRVQKIKGQE from the coding sequence ATGAAAAACCTGTTCCTTCTCTTTTGCACTTGGCTTCTGATAAGCTCTTGCGAAAATCCCGTTTCGGACCAACACTTTTACGATGAAGGTATTTCTGCTGAATTAGCGAAATTTCGAAAACAGCAAGTCTCGGAGATCCATTATCAATTACAATTTGATATTCCAGAAAAGAAAACGGATCCCATCCCAGCGAAATTAATTTTAGAGACAAGCATTTCAGACCTCTCCCACCCTTTGATCCTGGATTTTCATGAAGAGGCTTCGCACCTTATCTCACTAAAGGTGAATGGCAACGAAACTGAGATCAACCACCGAAACCAACATTTAATTATCGCCGAAGACAGACTGGAGAAAGGGTCCAATTCAATTGAAATTAATTTCCTGGCTGGAGAACTCTCGCTCAATAGAAATGATGATTTTCTTTATACCCTATTGGTTCCAGATCGCGCCTCTACTCTTTTCCCTTGTTTTGACCAACCAAATCTGAAAGCAAACTACTCACTAACCATATCTGCTCCCAATGAATGGAAAGTCCTCGCTGGAGCACCTGAAATAGCTTCAGAAGAGAGCGATGGATCCACCATCCACCGCTTTGCAAAATCAGATCTAATGAGCACCTATCTTTTTTCATTTGTGGCCGGGAATTTTGAGGAGGCAAAAGCTGAAGGCGATTTTCCACAAAGAATGCTTTATAGAGAGACCAATTCTGAAAAAATCGCAGCAAGTATACCTGAAGTTTTCTCCCTTCATGAAAAAGCAAAAGACTTTTTAGAAGCATACACAGATTACCCCTTCCCTTTCCAGAAACTTGATTTCACCACAATACCCATATTTCAATATGGAGGCATGGAGCACGTTGGGGCTATTCAATACCGTGAGTCCTCTTTGTTTCTAGATGAAAATGCTACCAATTCGCAATTGCTCTCCCGCGCTAAGCTCATTGGTCATGAAACGGCTCACATGTGGTTTGGTGATTTAGTGACCATGGATTGGTTTGAAGATGTTTGGATGAAGGAAGTTTTCGCAAATTTCATGGCTGGAAAGCTTGTCAACCCAGCATACCCAGATATCAATCATGAACTCTCATTCTTGACCAACCACTACCCTTCTGCTTACGGTGAAGACCGAACGAAAGGAACCAACCCAATCCGTCAAGATTTAGCCAACTTAAAGGATGCTGGCTCACTTTATGGAAGTATTATCTATAATAAAGCGCCAATCATGATGAGGCAGCTGGAAACCGTAATGGGTGAAGATGCATTTCAGAAGGGTATTCAGACTTACATCAAGACTTTTGCAAACAGCAATGCGAGATGGAGTGACTTAGTAGAAATCCTCAACCGAGAAACCGCACTCGACTTAAAGGAATGGAGCGAGGTCTGGGTCAATCAATCGGGAAGACCTATTATATCCGATGAAATTGAGTTTTCTGAAAATGGGAATATCACATCATTTAAAATCCATCAAAAAGCTGAAGATGGCTCTGAAAAGGTATGGCCTCAACTATTCAACCTTACCTTCTTTTATCCTCAAGAATCAAAAACAATTGAGATATCCTTAAATGACAAAACAATCAATTTGGAGGAGGCTATTGGTTTAGAAAAACCTACCGCTATTCTTTACAACAGCAATGGCCTTGGCTACGGGGTTTTCCCATTGGACATTAACTCATTGGAAAAGATAACAGACCTCCAAGATGAGGTGATGCGGGGACAATCTTACATCAACCTATACGAGAACACCTTAGCTGGCAACATTTCTCCAAAACAAACTTTCGAAGTTCTTCATAAAGGCATTTTAGAAGAAAAAAATGAGATTCTCGCAAGCTTGATTTCTTCAGAAATGAACTCATTGTTTTGGACTTTTTTAACCAAGGATCAGAGAGAAAGCAAAATTTCTAAACTTGAAGAGGATTTATGGACATTGCTTCAGCAGGATATTTCCACCAATCTTAAAAAGACTCTTTTCTCATTATATAGCGGACTGGCCTATTCCGAATCAGGTCAGAATAGGCTTTACCAAGTTTGGGACAAGTCTATAGAAATTGAAAATCTCAAATTAAACCCTGATGATTTCACAAGCCTAGCCATGAAATTGGCACTATATGGACACCCTAAATCCGAAGAAATATTAGTAGAGGAGAGATCTAGAATAAGCAATCCAGATAAGCTGGCTCGATTTGACTTCCTACAACCGGCTTTATCCCAAAATGAAAGTGAAAGAGATGCTCTTTTTGAATCATTTAGAAATATGGACAATCGGGAAAAAGAATCATGGGTACTTGCAGCCTGTGGTTATATACACCATCCACTTCATCAGGCAACAAGTGTTAAGCATGTCCCTTTGGCTCTGGAGCTTTTGGACGAAATTCAGAAGACTGGAGACATCTTCTTTCCTAAAAGATGGGTGAGTGCCACTGTAGGACAATACAGCTCTCAAAAGGCAGCAAATGACGTCAATGTCTTTCTAGAAGCAAACCCTGACTACAACCCCATTTTAAAAAATAAGATTTTACAAGCCACCGATGATTTGATGCGGGTGCAAAAGATAAAAGGTCAAGAATAA
- the gap gene encoding type I glyceraldehyde-3-phosphate dehydrogenase has protein sequence MSKIKVGINGFGRIGRLVFRVAQERDDIQVVGINDLIDVDYMAYMLKYDSTHGQFKGTVEVTDGKLIVNGEAIRVTSEKNPADLKWGDVGAEYVVESTGLFLTKEKAQGHIDAGAKKVIMSAPSKDDTPMFVMGVNESSYTSDMTFVSNASCTTNCLAPIAKVLNDNFGIEEGLMTTVHATTATQKTVDGPSAKDWRGGRGAGQNIIPSSTGAAKAVGKVIPELNGKLTGMAFRVPTPDVSVVDLTVRLKKAASYEEICAKMKEASESSMKGVLGYTEDAVVSNDFIGDARTSIFDAGAGIQLSDTFVKVVSWYDNEWGYSNKVVDLLAFIASK, from the coding sequence ATGAGCAAAATTAAAGTAGGAATTAATGGATTCGGAAGAATCGGTCGACTAGTTTTTAGAGTGGCCCAAGAAAGAGATGATATCCAGGTAGTGGGCATCAATGACTTGATCGATGTGGATTACATGGCCTATATGTTGAAGTATGACTCTACTCATGGTCAATTTAAAGGTACTGTAGAGGTAACTGACGGAAAGTTAATCGTGAATGGCGAAGCCATCAGAGTAACTTCTGAAAAGAATCCTGCTGACCTTAAATGGGGTGATGTAGGTGCAGAATATGTTGTAGAATCAACAGGTTTGTTCTTGACTAAAGAAAAGGCTCAGGGTCACATTGACGCTGGTGCTAAGAAAGTAATCATGTCTGCTCCTTCTAAGGATGATACGCCTATGTTTGTAATGGGTGTAAATGAAAGTTCTTATACTTCTGACATGACTTTTGTTTCCAATGCATCTTGTACAACAAACTGCCTGGCTCCAATCGCAAAAGTATTGAATGACAACTTCGGTATCGAAGAAGGTTTGATGACTACTGTTCACGCTACTACTGCTACTCAGAAAACAGTAGATGGACCATCTGCTAAAGACTGGAGAGGTGGACGTGGTGCAGGCCAAAATATTATCCCATCTTCTACAGGAGCTGCAAAAGCAGTAGGTAAAGTAATTCCTGAATTGAACGGTAAATTGACTGGTATGGCATTTAGAGTTCCTACTCCAGATGTTTCAGTAGTTGATTTGACTGTTAGATTGAAGAAAGCTGCTTCTTACGAAGAAATCTGTGCTAAGATGAAAGAGGCATCAGAATCTTCCATGAAAGGAGTTTTGGGTTATACTGAAGATGCAGTTGTTTCTAACGACTTCATTGGTGATGCTAGAACTTCTATTTTTGACGCAGGTGCAGGAATCCAACTTTCTGATACTTTCGTGAAAGTGGTTTCTTGGTATGATAATGAGTGGGGTTACTCAAACAAAGTTGTAGACTTATTAGCATTTATTGCTTCTAAATAA
- a CDS encoding S1 family peptidase, with product MFASAIQEVANFTRAIHSISRSFEANQVQRGSATLFFVNQEGYALTCKHVAQWLSQADKINKVYLQYLKGNHEGKQTKQLAYQLGLSKEKTAEMRVTFVDCVDQIKNLKIHAHPEYDLALIKFEGFTKKMFTSTPRFLGDNNSIQPGEMLCRLGFPFPEFSNFQLNLEKNILEWTSKGNARSPRFPIEGMVTRFLGDKKGKVYGIEMSTPGLRGQSGGPLFDTQGRIIGMQSRTKHLHLGFDIEEKSIIAHGKEKKVNDYSFIHLGECIHVSVIKEFLNQHQVSFDEA from the coding sequence ATGTTTGCATCAGCAATTCAAGAAGTAGCCAATTTTACCCGAGCGATCCATAGTATTTCCAGAAGCTTTGAAGCCAACCAAGTACAGCGAGGCTCAGCAACCTTATTCTTTGTAAACCAAGAGGGTTATGCCCTTACCTGTAAGCATGTTGCTCAATGGCTATCTCAAGCAGACAAAATCAATAAAGTCTATCTCCAATATTTAAAAGGGAATCACGAGGGCAAGCAAACCAAACAACTTGCCTATCAATTGGGCTTAAGCAAAGAAAAAACCGCAGAAATGCGGGTAACCTTTGTGGATTGTGTGGATCAAATAAAAAACTTGAAAATTCATGCCCATCCTGAATACGACTTAGCCCTTATCAAATTTGAAGGTTTCACAAAAAAAATGTTTACAAGCACCCCGCGCTTTCTAGGAGATAATAATTCTATCCAGCCTGGAGAAATGCTTTGTCGACTGGGTTTTCCTTTTCCAGAATTCTCCAATTTCCAGTTAAACCTTGAAAAAAACATTCTCGAATGGACTTCCAAGGGAAATGCTCGCTCACCTAGATTCCCTATAGAAGGAATGGTCACTCGTTTTTTGGGAGATAAAAAAGGAAAAGTGTATGGGATAGAAATGAGTACTCCCGGTCTAAGAGGTCAAAGCGGAGGGCCACTTTTTGACACTCAGGGGAGAATTATTGGCATGCAAAGCAGGACTAAACACCTACACCTTGGGTTTGATATTGAAGAGAAATCAATTATTGCCCATGGCAAAGAGAAGAAAGTGAATGACTACTCCTTTATTCATCTGGGAGAATGCATCCATGTTTCTGTCATCAAAGAATTCCTAAACCAGCATCAAGTTTCATTTGATGAGGCATAA
- a CDS encoding NADP-dependent isocitrate dehydrogenase — translation MSNQTPKILYTLTDEAPALATYSLLPIVQAFTSSAGVQVETRDISLSGRIIANFPSYLTAEQQIGDALAELGDIAKTPEANIVKLPNISASIPQLKAAIKELQGKGYALPNYPEEPKNEEEKNIKATYDKIKGSAVNPVLREGNSDRRAPQAVKAYAKKHPHSMGKWSADSKSHVDSMSEGDFYGSEKSHTMTQATKVSIELTKEDGSKEVLKSGLSLLDGEVIDASTLSVSALKAFLKKAKDDAKAQGILFSIHMKATMMKVSDPIIFGHAVKVFFEPVFTKHAAVLAELGVDVNNGFGDLLSNIEKLPADKKAEILADIDACYADSPDLAMVNSDRGITNLHVPSDVIIDASMPAMIRTSGQMWNKEGNSQDTKAIIPDRSYAGVYQATIDFCKKHGAFDPSTMGSVPNVGLMAQKAEEYGSHDKTFEIPAAGTVEVIDENGVVILSHAVQEGDIWRMCQTKDAPIQDWVKLAVTRAKLSSTPAVFWLDSKRSHDQELIKKVNKYLLDHDTEGIELHIMSPVEATNFTLARIKEGMDTISVTGNVLRDYLTDLFPILEVGTSAKMLSIVPLMNGGGLFETGAGGSAPKHVEQFVKEGHLRWDSLGEFLALAVSLEHLGRIFHNEKALLLGETLDLATGKFLDNDKSPARVVGKLDNRGSHFYLALYWAQALADQNKDAELKAKFTPLAKTMSEKEEQIVSELNGSQGSPQEIGGYFKLDGELTSKAMRPSETFNAVLASL, via the coding sequence ATGAGTAACCAAACTCCAAAAATCCTTTATACGCTAACTGATGAGGCACCTGCCTTGGCTACGTATTCATTGCTCCCAATTGTTCAGGCTTTTACGAGCTCAGCAGGAGTGCAGGTAGAAACCAGAGACATATCTTTATCTGGAAGAATCATTGCAAATTTCCCAAGTTATCTGACAGCAGAGCAGCAAATCGGTGATGCACTGGCTGAATTGGGTGATATAGCCAAGACTCCAGAGGCTAACATTGTCAAGCTTCCAAACATTTCCGCTTCAATTCCACAGCTTAAAGCAGCAATCAAAGAATTGCAGGGAAAAGGTTATGCCCTTCCAAATTATCCAGAAGAGCCTAAAAATGAGGAAGAGAAAAATATTAAAGCGACCTATGATAAAATCAAAGGTTCAGCGGTAAACCCTGTTTTGAGAGAAGGAAACTCTGATAGAAGAGCTCCTCAAGCTGTTAAAGCATATGCCAAGAAGCACCCGCATTCCATGGGTAAATGGTCAGCTGACTCAAAATCTCATGTGGATAGTATGAGCGAAGGTGATTTTTACGGAAGTGAAAAATCTCATACCATGACTCAAGCGACCAAAGTGTCTATCGAGTTGACCAAAGAGGATGGAAGTAAAGAAGTGCTTAAATCAGGTTTATCTTTATTAGATGGGGAAGTTATCGACGCTTCCACCTTGAGCGTTTCTGCATTGAAAGCCTTTTTGAAAAAAGCCAAGGATGACGCTAAAGCTCAGGGAATCTTGTTTTCGATTCACATGAAAGCTACTATGATGAAGGTGTCTGATCCTATTATTTTTGGACATGCTGTGAAAGTTTTCTTCGAACCTGTATTTACTAAGCATGCTGCCGTTTTAGCAGAGCTTGGAGTGGATGTAAATAATGGTTTTGGGGATTTACTTTCGAATATTGAAAAATTGCCTGCAGATAAAAAGGCTGAAATCTTAGCGGACATTGATGCCTGCTATGCAGACAGTCCTGATTTGGCTATGGTTAATTCTGACCGTGGAATCACCAACCTACATGTACCAAGTGATGTGATCATTGATGCTTCTATGCCAGCAATGATCCGTACATCTGGTCAGATGTGGAATAAAGAAGGTAATTCTCAAGATACCAAAGCCATCATTCCTGATAGAAGTTATGCAGGAGTTTATCAAGCTACCATCGACTTTTGTAAGAAGCATGGCGCATTTGATCCTTCTACAATGGGCTCTGTTCCTAATGTAGGTTTGATGGCTCAAAAAGCTGAAGAATACGGTTCGCATGATAAAACTTTCGAAATCCCTGCTGCCGGTACTGTAGAGGTAATTGACGAAAATGGTGTGGTGATTTTATCTCACGCTGTTCAGGAAGGAGATATCTGGAGAATGTGTCAAACCAAGGATGCACCGATCCAGGATTGGGTGAAGTTGGCAGTGACTAGAGCAAAGCTTTCTAGTACGCCGGCAGTTTTTTGGTTGGACTCTAAAAGAAGCCATGATCAGGAGTTGATCAAAAAAGTGAATAAGTACTTGTTGGATCATGATACTGAGGGAATCGAACTTCATATCATGTCACCAGTGGAAGCTACTAATTTCACTTTGGCCAGAATTAAAGAAGGAATGGATACTATTTCTGTGACAGGAAATGTGTTGAGAGATTACCTCACTGATTTATTCCCGATTTTAGAAGTAGGTACTTCTGCAAAAATGCTATCGATCGTTCCCTTAATGAATGGTGGAGGTTTGTTTGAAACTGGTGCCGGTGGATCTGCACCAAAGCATGTGGAGCAATTTGTGAAAGAAGGTCACTTGCGTTGGGATTCCTTAGGTGAGTTTCTTGCCTTGGCTGTTTCTTTAGAGCATTTGGGTAGAATTTTCCATAACGAGAAAGCTTTACTTTTAGGGGAAACGTTAGACTTGGCAACAGGTAAATTCCTTGACAATGATAAATCACCTGCCAGAGTCGTGGGTAAATTGGATAACAGAGGCAGCCATTTTTACCTGGCACTTTATTGGGCTCAGGCTTTGGCCGACCAAAACAAAGATGCCGAGTTAAAGGCCAAGTTCACTCCTTTGGCAAAAACCATGAGCGAGAAAGAAGAGCAAATTGTTTCCGAATTGAATGGTAGCCAAGGTTCTCCTCAGGAAATTGGTGGTTATTTCAAATTAGACGGAGAGTTAACTTCTAAAGCAATGAGACCAAGTGAGACCTTTAATGCGGTTTTAGCAAGTCTTTAA
- a CDS encoding amidohydrolase has protein sequence MSKSAELNIALVQTELYWKDKVANLAMLEEKIWGLKSGIDLIILPEMFPTGFSMEAAELAEPMNLGVCKWMKQMASQTGAVITGSAIISEKGKFFNRLLWVTPTGEISHYDKRHLFRMAQEDQTFSQGESQSIFEVKGWKVCPQVCYDLRFPVWSRNRRINESPLYDLMFFVASWPAARSSAWDALLPARAIENLCFVAGVNRVGKDGNGIDYTGHSEIYDFKGKALGNSQTTDDFEQEKIEVFTLKAAELDAFREKFPAWMDSDDFMIR, from the coding sequence ATGAGTAAATCAGCTGAGTTAAATATCGCACTTGTTCAGACGGAGCTTTATTGGAAAGATAAAGTGGCAAATTTGGCTATGCTGGAAGAGAAAATCTGGGGATTAAAGTCTGGCATTGATCTAATAATTTTACCAGAAATGTTTCCGACCGGTTTTAGTATGGAGGCAGCTGAATTAGCCGAGCCCATGAATTTAGGCGTTTGTAAATGGATGAAACAAATGGCATCCCAAACGGGTGCTGTGATTACCGGAAGTGCGATAATTTCTGAAAAGGGAAAGTTTTTTAACCGGCTTCTTTGGGTTACTCCTACAGGCGAAATTTCTCATTATGACAAAAGGCATCTCTTTAGAATGGCCCAGGAAGATCAAACTTTTTCCCAAGGAGAAAGCCAATCAATTTTCGAGGTGAAAGGCTGGAAAGTATGCCCACAGGTCTGTTACGATCTTCGGTTTCCTGTTTGGTCCAGAAACCGAAGGATCAATGAAAGCCCTTTGTATGACTTGATGTTTTTTGTCGCCTCTTGGCCAGCAGCTCGCTCCTCCGCTTGGGATGCTTTATTACCGGCTAGGGCTATAGAAAATCTTTGTTTTGTTGCGGGAGTAAATAGAGTCGGTAAAGATGGGAATGGTATTGACTATACCGGCCATTCAGAAATCTATGATTTTAAGGGAAAAGCTTTGGGGAATTCTCAAACCACAGATGATTTCGAACAGGAAAAAATAGAGGTTTTTACTTTGAAAGCGGCTGAATTGGATGCTTTTAGAGAGAAATTTCCTGCCTGGATGGATAGTGATGACTTCATGATTCGGTAG
- the def gene encoding peptide deformylase, with amino-acid sequence MIYPIVAYGNPILKKEADEINEGTALDEMIQNMFATMDNANGVGLAAPQINEGVRLFVIDSNLMLDEEDEEKGIRKAFINPIILDEYGDDYSFEEGCLSIPDVRAEITRPEKLTIEYFDENWNLHEEEFSGMTARVIQHEYDHLEGILFVDYLKGLKKRLLKSKLVDVSKGKVSTDYRMVYPLR; translated from the coding sequence ATGATATACCCAATAGTTGCATACGGGAACCCAATTTTGAAGAAAGAGGCTGATGAGATCAATGAAGGGACAGCTTTGGATGAGATGATCCAAAATATGTTCGCTACGATGGATAACGCCAATGGTGTTGGTTTAGCCGCTCCTCAGATCAATGAGGGAGTTAGGCTATTCGTCATCGATAGTAATTTGATGCTGGATGAGGAAGATGAGGAGAAAGGGATTCGAAAAGCATTTATTAACCCAATCATTTTAGATGAGTATGGGGATGATTATAGTTTTGAAGAAGGTTGTCTGAGTATCCCTGATGTAAGGGCAGAGATTACCAGACCCGAGAAATTGACTATAGAATATTTTGATGAAAACTGGAATCTCCATGAAGAGGAGTTTTCTGGGATGACTGCACGTGTCATCCAACATGAATACGATCACTTGGAAGGAATTCTATTTGTTGACTACCTAAAAGGTTTAAAGAAAAGATTGCTTAAATCGAAACTGGTAGACGTCAGTAAAGGAAAGGTCTCTACTGATTACAGAATGGTTTATCCTCTTAGATGA
- the ruvX gene encoding Holliday junction resolvase RuvX — MPRVLAIDLGTKRTGLAVTDPLKMLANPLETIETFKLIDFIKAYIAKEEVDTLVLGLPTKLNGKDNEMTPKVMAMKTKLEKNFPSQKVELVDERFTSKMAMQSMITMGSKKKDRREKAGNLDKVSAAIILQSYLERQ; from the coding sequence ATGCCAAGAGTACTAGCAATTGATCTGGGAACCAAACGAACAGGTTTGGCTGTTACCGATCCGCTGAAGATGTTGGCAAATCCACTTGAAACAATTGAGACCTTTAAGTTGATTGATTTCATCAAAGCATACATCGCGAAAGAGGAAGTAGATACGCTTGTACTGGGCTTGCCTACAAAACTGAATGGAAAAGACAATGAGATGACTCCTAAAGTGATGGCGATGAAAACCAAGTTGGAGAAAAACTTCCCTTCTCAGAAGGTGGAGTTAGTGGATGAGAGATTTACCTCCAAAATGGCCATGCAAAGTATGATCACCATGGGGAGCAAGAAGAAAGACCGCAGGGAAAAGGCAGGAAACCTAGATAAGGTAAGCGCGGCAATAATTTTACAATCGTATTTAGAAAGACAATGA
- a CDS encoding hemerythrin domain-containing protein yields MRAENDFNKNLVGDLVSENYVFAAVLHYFGISFYQYPTQSLEEVCKKHKVHPNQLITELEAWAARKDPSNEELYLNPIEVLVAYLKQKHYYFVRQELPFLANIISGIKAEPEYASIMSDLRIMFPLFVEDFIHHIHEEESRLFKRIELLQDVEQGHYSLLDALTILERDPIHLLADAHEVHDDEMEGIRKLTSEYTLSEEAPLTMKVLYHELQNFERELRIHAQIEDDLLFPKAIQLEREALRKIRNKIKTN; encoded by the coding sequence ATGAGGGCTGAAAACGATTTCAATAAGAACTTAGTTGGGGATTTAGTGTCCGAAAACTATGTTTTCGCAGCAGTGTTGCATTATTTTGGAATTAGCTTCTACCAATATCCAACACAATCTTTAGAGGAAGTTTGCAAAAAGCATAAAGTACATCCTAATCAACTCATCACGGAACTAGAAGCCTGGGCCGCCAGGAAGGATCCCTCTAATGAGGAATTGTACCTAAATCCAATAGAAGTATTGGTCGCTTATCTAAAGCAAAAGCATTATTACTTCGTACGTCAAGAACTTCCATTTTTGGCTAATATCATTTCCGGGATTAAGGCGGAGCCTGAGTATGCTTCCATCATGTCAGATTTGAGGATCATGTTCCCTCTGTTTGTGGAGGACTTTATCCACCACATTCATGAAGAGGAAAGCCGTCTATTTAAAAGAATAGAACTTCTTCAAGATGTGGAGCAAGGGCACTACAGTTTGCTGGATGCCTTAACAATATTAGAAAGAGACCCCATTCATTTATTAGCAGATGCACATGAGGTGCACGATGATGAAATGGAAGGAATCAGAAAGCTAACTTCAGAGTATACCCTTTCTGAAGAAGCGCCTTTGACGATGAAAGTCCTTTACCATGAACTGCAAAACTTTGAAAGAGAATTGAGGATTCATGCACAGATTGAGGATGATCTACTTTTTCCAAAGGCAATACAATTAGAGCGAGAGGCGCTAAGAAAAATTCGAAATAAAATAAAGACCAACTGA
- a CDS encoding S41 family peptidase: MSETKNTKKQIRLPIILALAISAGIWIGATFAEPKSNQNDLRAALYKLQEIMTYINRDYVDSVNTNELVEFGITKMLENLDPHSSYIPARDASLAQSQLDGEFDGIGVEFGIIRDTIYVVAPLTGGPSEALGIQSGDQIIKVDEKTVAGIGVTNRDVFDLLRGPKGSTVKVDIKRKNQKELISYDITRDKIPQYSINASYMVNDEVGYIKVTRFAATTYDEFKSSIEDLKSKGMKKLIVDLQSNPGGYMGAAINMADELLGQRALIVSQEGKVDQYNQKAFAYRPGIFEEGPVIVLINEGSASASEILSGAIQDNDRGLIVGRRSFGKGLVQLPIDLSDGAELRLTIARYYTPSGRSIQKPYGANHEDYEMDYIKRFEHGEFFSADSISFNDSLKYNTVKGRTVYGGGGIMPDYFVPLDTTMNSAYISRLFNSDSNREFVLDYANKNKDKFEDMTIEEYKDKFTVNDAMLMELVEVGKKNNVKFDQVDFNKSKDYLRILVKAHLARQLYDDSAFYMVVNDINEIYQQALKLFDQAEQIAMAKDLTDVDLQEEEE; encoded by the coding sequence GTGAGCGAGACTAAAAACACGAAAAAACAAATAAGGCTACCGATCATATTGGCGTTGGCGATTTCTGCCGGCATATGGATTGGGGCAACATTTGCAGAACCCAAGAGTAATCAAAATGACCTGAGAGCAGCATTATACAAGCTCCAGGAAATTATGACTTATATAAATAGGGATTATGTAGACAGTGTCAACACCAATGAACTGGTAGAATTTGGGATTACCAAAATGCTGGAAAACCTAGATCCGCACTCAAGCTATATACCTGCAAGAGATGCTTCATTGGCTCAATCCCAATTAGATGGTGAATTTGATGGAATTGGAGTAGAATTCGGAATTATTCGTGATACCATTTATGTGGTTGCGCCTTTAACCGGAGGACCATCTGAAGCCTTGGGTATTCAATCCGGAGACCAAATCATTAAAGTTGATGAAAAAACGGTTGCTGGAATAGGGGTTACCAACCGAGATGTTTTTGACTTATTGAGAGGACCAAAAGGTTCTACTGTAAAAGTGGATATTAAAAGAAAAAATCAAAAAGAACTGATTTCTTACGATATCACCAGAGATAAGATCCCGCAATACAGCATCAATGCTTCTTATATGGTCAATGATGAAGTAGGTTACATCAAAGTAACTCGATTTGCTGCGACCACTTACGATGAGTTCAAGAGCTCAATCGAAGATCTGAAAAGTAAAGGCATGAAAAAGCTGATTGTTGATTTACAAAGTAACCCAGGTGGATATATGGGAGCTGCGATCAATATGGCGGATGAATTACTTGGACAACGTGCATTGATTGTTTCTCAGGAAGGAAAAGTAGACCAATACAATCAAAAAGCTTTTGCTTACAGACCAGGGATTTTTGAAGAAGGACCAGTCATTGTTTTAATCAATGAAGGTAGTGCTTCTGCATCTGAGATTCTATCTGGGGCAATTCAAGATAATGACCGTGGGCTTATTGTAGGTAGAAGATCATTTGGAAAAGGATTGGTTCAGTTACCAATTGATTTATCAGATGGAGCTGAATTAAGATTAACGATCGCTCGATATTACACACCTTCAGGTAGATCTATTCAAAAACCTTACGGAGCTAATCACGAGGATTATGAAATGGATTACATTAAGAGATTTGAACATGGAGAATTTTTCTCTGCAGATAGCATCAGTTTCAATGATAGTCTGAAATACAACACCGTAAAAGGACGAACCGTCTATGGTGGAGGAGGTATTATGCCAGATTACTTTGTGCCGCTGGACACCACTATGAATAGCGCCTATATCAGCAGATTGTTCAATTCTGATTCCAATAGAGAATTTGTCCTAGATTATGCCAACAAAAACAAGGACAAATTTGAAGACATGACGATTGAGGAGTACAAGGACAAGTTTACTGTAAATGACGCGATGTTGATGGAGCTAGTAGAAGTAGGCAAGAAAAACAACGTGAAATTTGACCAAGTAGACTTTAATAAATCTAAAGACTACTTAAGAATTTTGGTCAAAGCACATCTTGCAAGACAACTCTATGATGACAGTGCATTTTATATGGTCGTCAATGATATCAACGAAATTTACCAGCAAGCATTAAAACTCTTTGACCAAGCAGAGCAAATTGCCATGGCTAAGGATTTGACTGATGTAGATTTACAAGAAGAGGAAGAGTAA